CGACGACGGCGTCACGTGCCCTGTAGCGATCCCCGGAGGCGAGTTCGACGCCGACCGCACGCCCGCGGTCGACGAGGACTCGAGACACTTCGGCGTTCGTCCGTACCTCGCCTCCCGAGTTCTCACAGACGCCAGCGAGTGCCTCAACGAGGTTCGACGCGCCGCCCTCGACGACGTTGATGCCGACCTCCATGTCGGTGAACGTCTCCAGGAACGGGAACATCGCGCCACCGGAGACGTCCGGCCCGAAGTCGAGGTGCATCCCCCACGGCGCGAGCAGCGCCTTCGCCTCCGCCGACGAGAAGTACGCGTCGCCCAGTTCGCGCGTGGAACTACTCACGATCTGGAGGAGGTCCAGCACGCCCTGGAACCCGATCTCGCGCGAGGCCGACAGCAGCTGGCGGGCCGCGCCGAGCGGCGTCAGCGGCGTCGCGTACAGGGGGAGCAGCGTCCGCTCGAACCGCCCGAACTCCCCGTATAGCTCCTGCCAGCCGGCCGCGTCGTCGGGGTCGTGGGACTCGAGTTCGGCGAGCGTCTCCTGCTCGTCCTGGTAGACGCGGAGCGCGGACGCGTCCGGGAACACGCTACAGTACGGCTTCGCGGAGTGCGCGAACGACAGCCCCTCGGCCTCGAGTTCCGACTGGAGGTCCTCCCAGACCGGCGATCCGAGGAACAGGTTCATGTTCGTCGCGTAGGCGTCGTGCACGAACCCGTCCCGCGTGAGTTCCGCACTCCGGACCGCCCCGCCGACCTCGTCGTTCCGTTCGAGGACGAGCGGTTCCAGGCCCGCACGTGCCAGATACGTCGCACAGACGAGGCCGTTGTGGCCGGCACCGACGACGATGGCGTCGTATCGCTCAGTCATGCGCGATCGCTACGGCGACGAAACCAGCGTTGTCGTACGAGAACATTACACAGGAAAGTGCCGGTCGAACCCTGATAAAATCTCGCCCGGACTGGCCCCCTGGACGGCTCAGCGCGCGCGATGCGAGTAGTCTCTCCTCACTCCGTTCGCTTTCGCTCCGTCCGTTCTCGCTCGCGCTCGCGGAGCGTCGAGCGCTTGATCTTCCCCGTCTCCGTGCTCGGGAGTTCGTCCACGTACTCGACCGCTCGCGGGTACTTGTACGGCGCGACGCGCTCCTTGACGTGCTCCTGGAGCGACTCGGTGAGGTCGTCGCTCGGGTCGTGGCCGTCGGCGAGGACGACGAACGCCTTCACGATCTTCCCCCGGACGTCGTCCGGGCTGCCGACGACCGCGCTCTGGTAGACCTCCTCGCGCTCCTGCAGGACGTCCTCGACCTCCGGGCCGGGGACGTTGTAGCCGCTCGTGATGATGAGGTCGCCGCGTCGCGACTTGTACTCGAACCGGCCGTCCTCGCGGTGGACGAAGATGTCACCTGGGCTACTCCAGCCGTCGGTGACCGTCTCGCGTTGCTTGTCGGGCCGATCCCAGTACGTGATGCCGGTCGGGCCGCGAACCTGGAGCAGGCCCGCCTCGCCCCGCGGGAGTTCCTCGCCCGTGTCGGGGTCGACCACGCGACACTCGTAGCCCGGTACTGGGTAGCCGGTCGCGGTCGGGTCCATCTCGTCGGAGAGCCGGTGACTGATGAAGATGTGGAGCATCTCCGTCGTCCCGATCCCGTCGCTCAACTCGATCCCCAGCTGCTCTCTGGCCTTCTCGTACGTGCTCGGCGGCAGCGGCTCGCCGGCGCTGACGCCCATTCGGAGCGAGGAGAGGTCGTACACGTCGGAGAGCTGTTCCTCGCCCGCCATCATCTGGTTGTACGCCGTCGGCGGCGACGCCATCAGCGTGACGTCGTACTCGTCGATCCCCTCCAGGAGCGAGTCGGGATCCGGGTCCTGGATGATGAGCGTGCTCGCACCGAACCGGAACGGGAACGCGACGAGGAACCCGTACCCGAACGTGAACGCGAGCGGCGCGTTGCTCGTGAAGACGTCCTCGGGCCGGGGCTCGAGGCAGTAGTTCGCGTAGCCGTCGGCGATCGCGAGCATCTGTCGGTGCGTGTGGAGCGTCCCCTTCTGCTTCCCGGTGGTCCCGCTCGTGTACGCCAGGAGGACGGCGTCGTCCCGTTTGGTGTCGTGCGCGGAGAGCGAATCGTCGGCCGCCTCGGTCAGGTCGTCGTAGTCGTGCTGGTCGTGATCGACGTCGTTCCGGCCCAGGACGACGATGTCCTCCAGGTGGTCGATGTCGCGCTCGTCCCGCGCCTCGAGGACCTCCTCGAGCAGGTCGTCGTAGACGACCGCCGTCGTCGCCCCAGAGTCCTCGACGACGTACCCGATCTCCGACGCCCGGAGGAGCTTCATCGACGGCACCGGGACCGCGCCGATCTTCTGGGCGGCCAGCACCGAGACGACGTACTCCGGTCGGTTCGGGAACCGGACGAACACCCGTTCGCCGGGCTCGACGCCCAGGTCGAGTAGGACGTTCCCCACGCGGTTCACGCGCCGCTGGAGGTCGGCGTACGTGATCGACTCGCCCTCGAAGTAGATCGCGACGTCGTCCCCTCGTCCCGATTCCACGTGTTTGCCGACCATCTCCACCGCGGCGTTGAGCTCCTCCGGATAGTGCAGTTCCGGTAGCGAGTGAAAGAGATCCGGTCGGTTTGCTTCGTCTGGCAGAACCCCCTCGTCTATCTGCTCCTGCATGATGTTCCCATGCCCTGCCAGCGTTAATAGTATTTTGTTCACACGTACCACGACCGTCATCGATGCACCCGGGCGTGATCCAGATCCACCGCTCGACAGGACTCCATAGAGGAGCGAACGCGAGAAAGCCGTCGGCGACTACGTCTCCGGGTCGCTATCGGTGTCGCTATCGCGCGACCGCAGGGACTGGACGCGGTCGCTGTCCCACGCGGCGCGAGTCTTCGGGACGATGCCCTCCCGGAAGTACACGAACAGCACGATGAGGAGACCGCCGAGGACGGCCGTCCGCCACTGGCCGGTGTCCTGGAGGAGTTCGTTGATGACGATGATCACGCCGGCGCCGAGGAACGGCCCGACGATCGTCCGCATGCCGCCGAGGACGAGCATGATCAGGACGATGACGTCGACCGACTGGAACGAGAACATGGTCGGGAGCAGGTAGCCCTCGGACTGCGCGTACAGCGGCCCGACCAGCCCGATGATCGTCGCGGCGACGACGCCGGCGACGACCTTGTACCTGATGACGTTGATTCCGGCGGCTTCGGACGCGATCTCGTCCTGGCGGATCGCCGTGAACGCCAGGCCGTACTTCGAGTTCCGCATCCACCAGTACCCCACGAGGACGACCGAGAGGAACACGAACAGGAGGTAGTACGTCACGAGGCGGCCGCTCACGCCGAGCGCCTCCACGACCATCGGGAGTTCGAGACCGCTGAACGACGTCCCCGTGCTGCCGCCCGTGAGGTCTCGCGCGCCGACGAAGATCTCGGACAGCGCCATCTGGATGCTCAACGTGAGGATGGCGATGACGATGACCGTCATCCGTCGGCGAGCCGCGACGTAGCTCACGAGCAACCCGATGAATCCGGCGACGATCCCTGCGGCCGGGTAGAACAGCCACGGCGAGACGCCGACCGTGTCGGACAGGAGCGCGGTCGAGTACGCGCCCATGCCGGCCAGCGCGCCGACGAACAGGAACAGCTGGTTCGTGTGTCCGAACACGATGTTCAACGCGAGCGCGAGCGACGCGAACACGAGCAACCGGACGAGGAGGTTCGCGAGGTACGTCACGGTCATGTCGAAGGCGAACGGCAGCACGGCGAGGAACGTCAGGATGACCGCGACCGTCTTCAATTCGCTAGCGCCGCCACGGGCGTACTCGTCGTGGGCAGTCGTGTCACTCATGATATCTCCTCCGGGCGAGCGATCAGCACTGCGACCGCGA
This genomic window from Halorubellus sp. JP-L1 contains:
- a CDS encoding NAD(P)/FAD-dependent oxidoreductase → MTERYDAIVVGAGHNGLVCATYLARAGLEPLVLERNDEVGGAVRSAELTRDGFVHDAYATNMNLFLGSPVWEDLQSELEAEGLSFAHSAKPYCSVFPDASALRVYQDEQETLAELESHDPDDAAGWQELYGEFGRFERTLLPLYATPLTPLGAARQLLSASREIGFQGVLDLLQIVSSSTRELGDAYFSSAEAKALLAPWGMHLDFGPDVSGGAMFPFLETFTDMEVGINVVEGGASNLVEALAGVCENSGGEVRTNAEVSRVLVDRGRAVGVELASGDRYRARDAVVANLTPTVLFEDLVPDRDVPPAVADQIEEYSYGPGTMMVHLALSERPDWDADGVEEFAYVHVGPYVEDMAETYTDAVNGQLPESPLLVVGQTTAVDPSRTPNDEHVLWVQVRALPSEIEGDAAGEIDATSWEAASEPYADRVIAKLAEYAPGIEDAILDRTVFTPADLEASNPNLVGGDSVAGSHHVRQNFLWRPFADWGNYETPIEDLYMVGAATWPGAGVNAISGYHAAQSLTTEETRVDQVKDRVASLASSQFGDRR
- a CDS encoding acyl-CoA synthetase — translated: MQEQIDEGVLPDEANRPDLFHSLPELHYPEELNAAVEMVGKHVESGRGDDVAIYFEGESITYADLQRRVNRVGNVLLDLGVEPGERVFVRFPNRPEYVVSVLAAQKIGAVPVPSMKLLRASEIGYVVEDSGATTAVVYDDLLEEVLEARDERDIDHLEDIVVLGRNDVDHDQHDYDDLTEAADDSLSAHDTKRDDAVLLAYTSGTTGKQKGTLHTHRQMLAIADGYANYCLEPRPEDVFTSNAPLAFTFGYGFLVAFPFRFGASTLIIQDPDPDSLLEGIDEYDVTLMASPPTAYNQMMAGEEQLSDVYDLSSLRMGVSAGEPLPPSTYEKAREQLGIELSDGIGTTEMLHIFISHRLSDEMDPTATGYPVPGYECRVVDPDTGEELPRGEAGLLQVRGPTGITYWDRPDKQRETVTDGWSSPGDIFVHREDGRFEYKSRRGDLIITSGYNVPGPEVEDVLQEREEVYQSAVVGSPDDVRGKIVKAFVVLADGHDPSDDLTESLQEHVKERVAPYKYPRAVEYVDELPSTETGKIKRSTLRERERERTERKRTE
- a CDS encoding branched-chain amino acid ABC transporter permease, coding for MSDTTAHDEYARGGASELKTVAVILTFLAVLPFAFDMTVTYLANLLVRLLVFASLALALNIVFGHTNQLFLFVGALAGMGAYSTALLSDTVGVSPWLFYPAAGIVAGFIGLLVSYVAARRRMTVIVIAILTLSIQMALSEIFVGARDLTGGSTGTSFSGLELPMVVEALGVSGRLVTYYLLFVFLSVVLVGYWWMRNSKYGLAFTAIRQDEIASEAAGINVIRYKVVAGVVAATIIGLVGPLYAQSEGYLLPTMFSFQSVDVIVLIMLVLGGMRTIVGPFLGAGVIIVINELLQDTGQWRTAVLGGLLIVLFVYFREGIVPKTRAAWDSDRVQSLRSRDSDTDSDPET